Proteins from one Cryptomeria japonica chromosome 4, Sugi_1.0, whole genome shotgun sequence genomic window:
- the LOC131032060 gene encoding ras-related protein RABA5a: MMTYADEEQIEDYLFKIVLIGDSAVGKSNLLARYARNEFYPNSKSTIGVEFQTQTMGIDGKEIKAQIWDTAGQERFRAVTSAYYRGAVGALVVYDISRRQTFENISRWLDELHTYSDMSVVTVLVGNKSDLKDVREVSVEEGTAFAESRNLCFIETSALDSTNVQLAFQTLVKEIYNVLSRKVFFYQEQKPDAKLINGKTVVLQEKDIESEEKPTRKAWCCSG; this comes from the exons ATGATGACATATGCGGATGAAGAGCAAATCGAAGATTATCTTTTCAAAATCGTGTTAATAGGCGACTCTGCCGTTGGAAAATCGAATCTGCTGGCGAGATATGCACGGAACGAGTTTTATCCCAACTCAAAATCGACGATCGGCGTGGAGTTTCAGACGCAGACCATGGGAATCGATGGCAAAGAGATCAAAGCGCAGATCTGGGACACGGCAGGCCAGGAGCGCTTCAGAGCTGTTACCTCCGCGTATTACAGAGGAGCTGTGGGAGCGCTAGTTGTCTACGACATCAGCCGCCGTCAAACTTTCGAAAATATATCTCGGTGGCTTGATGAACTTCACA CCTACTCCGACATGAGTGTGGTTACAGTACTGGTTGGCAACAAATCCGACCTTAAAGATGTCAGAGAGGTTTCAGTAGAAGAGGGGACTGCATTTGCAGAGTCTCGAAATTTGTGCTTCATAGAGACTTCTGCCCTGGATTCTACAAATGTCCAATTAGCTTTCCAAACTCTTGTTAAAGAGATCTACAATGTTCTCAGCAGAAAAGTATTCTTCTACCAGGAACAGAAACCGGATGCAAAATTAATTAATGGGAAAACAGTTGTTTTGCAGGAAAAAGATATTGAATCTGAAGAAAAACCAACAAGAAAAGCCTGGTGTTGTTCTGGATAG